One window of Candidatus Methylomirabilota bacterium genomic DNA carries:
- a CDS encoding SDR family NAD(P)-dependent oxidoreductase codes for MNDFLGLDGKVAVVTGGASGLGQAVARGLVREGARVVLGDLDTAGLERTAAELGGQVRGKRTDVTRLGDIAALFALCDEAFGPVEILVTCAGIISSMNLAEMTETEWDRVLAINTKGTFFCIQEAVKRMIPQKRGRIITIGSDSVARGGGRIATAAYTASKGAVVALTRNVARDLLGTGIGVNCVNPGPIDSPMHAPLTAEQRARVTSSIPLGWMARPEEIANGVLFLASGRAASFMYGTNLNIDGGTQMGAS; via the coding sequence ATGAATGACTTCTTGGGCTTGGACGGCAAGGTGGCCGTGGTGACGGGCGGGGCCAGCGGGCTCGGTCAGGCCGTGGCCCGCGGGCTCGTGCGCGAGGGCGCGCGAGTCGTGCTGGGCGACCTCGACACGGCGGGGCTCGAGCGGACGGCCGCCGAGCTCGGCGGGCAGGTCCGCGGGAAGCGCACGGACGTCACGCGACTCGGTGACATCGCCGCCCTCTTCGCGCTGTGCGACGAGGCGTTTGGGCCGGTGGAGATCCTGGTCACCTGCGCCGGCATCATCAGCTCGATGAACCTGGCCGAGATGACCGAGACGGAGTGGGATCGCGTGCTCGCCATCAATACCAAGGGGACATTCTTCTGCATCCAGGAGGCGGTCAAGCGGATGATCCCGCAGAAGCGCGGCCGTATCATCACCATCGGCTCGGACAGCGTGGCCCGGGGAGGCGGACGCATCGCCACCGCGGCCTACACGGCCTCGAAGGGCGCGGTGGTGGCGCTGACGCGGAACGTCGCCCGCGATCTGCTCGGGACGGGTATCGGCGTCAACTGCGTCAACCCCGGCCCCATCGACTCGCCCATGCACGCCCCCCTCACCGCGGAGCAGCGCGCGCGCGTCACCAGCAGCATTCCCCTCGGCTGGATGGCCAGGCCGGAGGAGATCGCCAACGGGGTGCTCTTCCTGGCCTCGGGCCGCGCGGCCAGCTTCATGTACGGAACCAACCTGAACATCGACGGCGGCACCCAGATGGGAGCGAGCTGA
- a CDS encoding secondary thiamine-phosphate synthase enzyme YjbQ: MTTTMPATIEVQTKSAKEVVDITERVEALISGASGGSCHLFLKHTTAGLMVVTNESGVPEDIMDILQTLTPPIAFRHDSRAHVAAHFLSALVGPSVHVPVRDGKLARGEFQRIVLMEFEGPRRREVEVRLLADA; encoded by the coding sequence ATGACGACGACCATGCCCGCCACCATCGAGGTCCAGACGAAGTCAGCCAAGGAGGTCGTTGATATCACGGAGCGCGTCGAGGCGCTCATTAGCGGGGCCTCTGGCGGGAGCTGTCACCTGTTCCTGAAACACACGACGGCGGGCCTGATGGTGGTGACCAACGAGAGCGGCGTCCCCGAGGACATCATGGACATCCTCCAGACGCTGACGCCGCCGATCGCCTTTCGACATGACTCGCGGGCTCACGTGGCCGCGCATTTCCTCAGCGCCCTCGTTGGCCCAAGCGTTCATGTGCCGGTGCGAGACGGCAAGCTCGCGCGCGGCGAGTTCCAGCGGATCGTGCTTATGGAATTCGAGGGGCCGAGAAGGCGTGAGGTCGAGGTGCGCCTCCTGGCGGACGCGTGA
- a CDS encoding mismatch-specific DNA-glycosylase → MKRLPARLCARPRILFVGINPSLRSAEVGHHFAGRGNPFWRLLYTAKLIPKAFTYEDDARLPSCGLALTNIVPRPTRAASELTRDEFEAGRGRITRVIARIQPEIVAFVGVTVYRAFFGPRVRPGAGPKRERVGDARVFVLPNPSGLNAAYPGFRDKLVWFKRLKRFAERARDQAP, encoded by the coding sequence GTGAAGCGCCTCCCCGCTCGGCTTTGCGCGCGGCCGCGCATCCTTTTTGTCGGCATCAATCCGTCGCTCCGCTCCGCGGAAGTCGGCCACCACTTCGCCGGGCGGGGCAACCCGTTCTGGCGCCTGCTCTACACGGCAAAGCTGATCCCGAAAGCTTTCACCTACGAGGACGACGCGCGGCTGCCGTCGTGCGGTCTCGCCCTCACCAACATCGTTCCACGGCCGACCCGCGCGGCCTCCGAGCTCACACGGGACGAGTTCGAGGCGGGGCGCGGGCGGATCACGCGGGTCATTGCACGGATCCAGCCGGAGATAGTCGCCTTCGTCGGCGTCACCGTCTATCGCGCGTTCTTCGGGCCGCGCGTTCGCCCGGGCGCCGGACCGAAGCGGGAGCGGGTCGGCGACGCCCGGGTCTTCGTGCTCCCGAATCCGAGCGGCCTGAACGCCGCGTATCCTGGCTTTCGGGACAAGCTGGTCTGGTTCAAGCGGCTCAAGCGCTTTGCGGAGCGAGCGCGGGATCAGGCCCCTTGA
- a CDS encoding N-formylglutamate amidohydrolase, whose protein sequence is MEPSFPIVRHPSPGKGNPVLVSVPHYGTEPLPHITRDDYSEPWFETFAYGFADTFVGDLYGELHEHGATVLATPFSRMFVDVNRRRDDFEHHDGEVRSRRGVVRTHTMRDVPIFTRPLGLADVEARLQALYDPYYAALEHLLTQLRHAYGYAMLLDGHTGSPRRMKDHQVIIGTRHDATCAPQLAATVAEIFTRHGFEVHDNVSGYTGGNIVATFGQPQTRRVHALQLEINASLLMTTTRDEFIAQVSRGGIPEKAEANITRVRQCLREVLAALPSVLATVHDS, encoded by the coding sequence ATGGAGCCATCGTTCCCCATCGTCAGGCATCCCTCGCCGGGGAAGGGCAACCCGGTGCTGGTGAGCGTGCCCCACTACGGAACGGAGCCGTTGCCCCACATCACCCGCGACGACTACAGCGAGCCCTGGTTCGAGACCTTCGCCTACGGATTCGCCGACACCTTCGTGGGCGATCTCTACGGCGAGCTGCACGAGCACGGAGCCACCGTGCTCGCCACGCCGTTCTCGCGCATGTTCGTCGACGTCAATCGCCGCCGCGACGACTTCGAGCACCACGACGGCGAGGTGCGCTCGCGGCGAGGGGTGGTGCGCACCCACACCATGCGGGACGTGCCCATCTTCACGCGCCCCCTCGGGCTCGCCGACGTCGAAGCGCGCCTGCAGGCCCTCTACGATCCCTACTACGCCGCCCTGGAGCATCTGCTCACCCAGCTCCGGCACGCCTACGGATACGCCATGCTCCTCGATGGCCACACGGGGAGCCCGCGCCGGATGAAGGACCATCAGGTGATCATCGGCACGCGCCACGACGCGACGTGCGCTCCGCAGCTCGCGGCGACTGTGGCCGAGATCTTCACGCGCCACGGCTTCGAGGTGCACGACAACGTCAGCGGCTATACAGGCGGCAACATCGTGGCCACCTTCGGGCAGCCCCAGACCCGACGTGTCCACGCGCTTCAGCTGGAAATCAACGCGTCGCTCTTGATGACGACCACCCGCGACGAGTTCATCGCCCAGGTGTCGCGGGGGGGAATTCCCGAGAAGGCCGAGGCGAACATCACCCGTGTCCGCCAGTGCCTCCGCGAGGTGCTGGCGGCCCTGCCCTCCGTGCTCGCGACCGTGCACGACTCCTAG
- a CDS encoding ABC transporter substrate-binding protein, giving the protein MTIIRPAFAAALALGLLTAPLTADAQPEKIGRIGYLGPTPSTGGLLQAFREGLLELGYIERKNIAIEYRYTALAGDIDERLVRLKPDVLVVSLTVAALAAKNATTTIPIVMVNVDDPVGSGLITSLGRPGGNVTGLSRLTPELVGKNLELLKEAVPKAVRVAVLSNPRNPLHPELVRNAKRAAGSLGVQLRIVEAGAPKELEGAFSTMAGERLSALLALSDGMFYVNRTRIADLALRNRLPSMFGSGDHARAGGLMAYAPRSVDNYRRAATYVDKILKGAKPADLPVEQPTKFELVINLKTAKALGLTIPPSVLLRADEVIQ; this is encoded by the coding sequence ATGACGATCATACGCCCTGCGTTCGCAGCTGCGCTCGCTCTCGGCCTCCTCACTGCGCCGCTCACCGCCGACGCGCAGCCAGAGAAGATCGGGCGGATCGGTTATCTCGGGCCTACTCCGTCGACTGGCGGTCTCCTCCAGGCGTTCCGGGAAGGGCTGCTCGAGCTGGGCTACATAGAACGAAAGAACATCGCCATCGAGTACCGCTATACAGCTTTGGCAGGGGATATAGATGAGCGGCTAGTCCGACTCAAGCCAGATGTTCTCGTCGTGTCGCTCACGGTGGCAGCCCTGGCGGCCAAGAACGCGACGACGACGATCCCCATCGTCATGGTGAACGTCGACGATCCGGTCGGGAGCGGCCTCATCACCAGCCTTGGCCGGCCGGGGGGCAACGTCACGGGGCTGTCCCGCCTCACTCCCGAGCTGGTCGGCAAGAACCTGGAGCTCTTGAAGGAAGCTGTCCCCAAGGCCGTCCGGGTAGCCGTTCTCTCGAATCCCAGGAATCCTCTGCACCCGGAACTGGTGAGGAACGCGAAGCGAGCCGCCGGGTCGCTGGGAGTGCAGCTCAGGATCGTGGAGGCGGGGGCACCGAAGGAGCTGGAGGGTGCCTTCTCCACCATGGCCGGAGAGCGCCTGAGCGCTTTGCTCGCGCTCAGCGACGGCATGTTCTACGTCAACCGGACACGAATCGCCGATCTCGCCCTCAGGAACCGCCTGCCATCGATGTTCGGCAGTGGCGACCATGCGAGGGCCGGCGGGCTCATGGCCTACGCGCCGAGGTCGGTGGACAACTACCGGCGCGCCGCGACCTACGTCGACAAGATTCTCAAGGGTGCCAAGCCCGCCGACCTGCCCGTCGAGCAACCCACCAAGTTCGAGCTGGTTATCAATCTCAAGACCGCGAAGGCACTGGGGCTGACGATTCCACCGTCGGTACTGCTGCGGGCGGATGAGGTGATCCAGTGA
- a CDS encoding extracellular solute-binding protein, producing the protein MRRWDSDPALRQLVAEHREGILGRREFLARLAATTAGAAAASLVGSARPASAQKKITVTMWDTEPNPATRAAVKSIVEDFHKLHKDIEIQAEGMGWADMDRKLQASMAAKSPPTASHTQTYVVTSFRAKGLIEPVDDLVKAIGEDRIFPSVLRWLKYPDGKYWGFTHAWGADNLGGRGDYLAGTGVDPRSWKTWNDWLRDLPKLNKAPQYYGVSLAGIPFFVNEDVYMWAGSNGGSLFDDKGNPALESAQVLGMLEFWKKLKPYLPPGWASHDYLETLSAWATGKTAQVYMWGRTAGYIDQYAPPDKRNPEIFQMWPKTIGPMGKAPLTQFDNEPWVFYADAPKEEKAAAKEFLKFFFKKENYRRYCDSVPVHLLSIFKEDFQDPAYMGHPERKRWKPWLDAQLKWVEIGRAHPLLVCNPQDMLVPWIGDVAAAPILADMVMAVVERGRDPKVAAKEASDKISRDIIGKAKS; encoded by the coding sequence ATGAGACGTTGGGACAGCGATCCGGCTCTCCGGCAGCTGGTGGCCGAGCATCGAGAGGGAATCCTGGGGCGGCGCGAGTTTCTGGCGCGGCTTGCCGCCACCACGGCGGGGGCCGCCGCGGCCTCCCTCGTGGGCAGCGCCCGGCCGGCCAGCGCGCAGAAGAAAATCACCGTGACGATGTGGGACACCGAGCCCAACCCCGCCACGCGCGCGGCCGTGAAGTCGATCGTCGAGGACTTTCACAAGCTCCACAAGGACATCGAGATCCAGGCCGAGGGCATGGGCTGGGCCGACATGGATCGCAAGCTCCAGGCGTCCATGGCGGCCAAGAGCCCGCCCACCGCCTCGCACACCCAGACCTACGTGGTGACTTCGTTCCGGGCCAAGGGACTGATCGAGCCGGTCGATGACCTCGTCAAGGCCATCGGGGAGGATCGCATCTTCCCGTCGGTGCTCAGGTGGCTCAAGTATCCCGACGGCAAGTACTGGGGCTTCACCCACGCCTGGGGCGCCGACAACCTCGGCGGCCGTGGCGACTACCTGGCGGGCACGGGCGTCGACCCCAGGAGCTGGAAGACGTGGAACGACTGGCTGCGCGACCTCCCCAAGCTCAACAAGGCGCCCCAGTACTACGGAGTCTCCCTCGCGGGCATCCCGTTCTTCGTCAACGAGGACGTCTACATGTGGGCGGGCTCCAACGGCGGGAGCCTCTTCGACGACAAGGGCAACCCCGCCCTGGAGAGCGCGCAGGTCCTGGGCATGCTGGAGTTCTGGAAGAAGCTCAAGCCGTACCTGCCGCCGGGCTGGGCGTCGCACGACTACCTGGAGACGCTCTCCGCCTGGGCCACGGGAAAGACGGCGCAGGTCTACATGTGGGGCCGCACCGCCGGCTACATCGACCAGTACGCCCCGCCCGACAAGCGCAACCCCGAGATCTTCCAGATGTGGCCGAAGACCATCGGCCCCATGGGCAAGGCGCCCCTCACCCAGTTCGACAACGAGCCGTGGGTCTTCTACGCGGATGCCCCGAAGGAGGAAAAAGCCGCGGCCAAGGAGTTCCTCAAGTTCTTCTTCAAGAAGGAGAACTACCGGCGCTACTGCGACTCCGTCCCCGTCCATCTCCTCTCGATCTTCAAGGAGGACTTCCAGGACCCCGCCTACATGGGGCATCCCGAGCGCAAGCGCTGGAAGCCCTGGCTGGACGCCCAGCTCAAGTGGGTGGAGATCGGTCGCGCGCACCCGCTCCTCGTGTGCAATCCCCAGGACATGCTGGTGCCGTGGATCGGCGACGTGGCGGCCGCTCCCATCCTGGCCGACATGGTCATGGCCGTGGTGGAGCGAGGCCGGGATCCGAAGGTGGCGGCCAAGGAAGCCAGCGACAAGATCTCTCGCGACATCATCGGGAAGGCCAAGAGCTAG
- a CDS encoding sugar ABC transporter permease — protein MSVRAGTLVAVPGRVSRRRREALTGIGLLLPSVALVLAFTIFPVGYNVWLGFYAKHSLRATSAWVGLGNYTHILADPDFWRSVWLATVYAVASTALQIVVGVAGALILHRRFAGCDFLRGVALFPYMIPTVIAVFVWRWLMNDLYGVIPYVLSALRIPGMPEAWLTHSTIMWVLIVLSVWTFFPFVLVNVLARLQTIPLELYDAARVDGASALRQFVHVTLPQLRNVLLIVLLLRGIWMFTKFDVPWLLGFGGGAGEAIRTLPVFTYQRSFTYYQAGMGAALSNVMLALLLMAVTIYFVAFPPEADETDG, from the coding sequence ATGTCTGTCCGCGCCGGCACGCTCGTAGCCGTCCCGGGTCGCGTCTCGCGCCGCCGGCGAGAGGCTCTGACCGGGATCGGGCTGCTCCTGCCGTCCGTCGCCCTCGTCCTCGCCTTCACCATCTTCCCCGTCGGCTACAACGTCTGGCTCGGCTTCTACGCCAAGCACTCGCTGCGCGCCACCAGCGCCTGGGTCGGCCTCGGCAACTACACGCACATTCTTGCCGACCCCGACTTCTGGCGCAGCGTCTGGCTGGCCACCGTCTACGCGGTGGCGAGCACGGCCCTGCAGATCGTGGTCGGGGTGGCGGGGGCGCTCATCCTGCACCGGCGCTTCGCCGGCTGCGACTTCCTGCGCGGGGTCGCCCTCTTCCCCTACATGATCCCCACGGTGATCGCGGTCTTCGTGTGGCGCTGGCTCATGAACGATCTCTACGGGGTGATCCCCTATGTCCTGAGCGCCCTGCGCATCCCCGGCATGCCGGAGGCGTGGCTGACCCACTCCACCATCATGTGGGTGCTCATCGTGCTCTCGGTGTGGACGTTCTTCCCCTTCGTCCTCGTCAACGTGCTCGCCCGCCTGCAGACCATCCCCCTCGAGCTCTACGACGCGGCGCGGGTGGACGGCGCTTCCGCGCTGCGGCAGTTCGTCCACGTCACTCTCCCCCAGCTCCGCAACGTGCTGCTCATCGTGCTGCTCCTGCGCGGGATCTGGATGTTCACCAAGTTCGACGTGCCGTGGCTCTTGGGCTTTGGCGGAGGCGCGGGGGAGGCCATCCGGACGCTGCCTGTCTTCACCTATCAGCGCTCCTTCACCTACTACCAGGCGGGGATGGGCGCGGCCCTGTCGAACGTGATGCTCGCGCTGCTCCTCATGGCGGTGACCATCTACTTCGTGGCCTTCCCGCCCGAGGCGGACGAGACGGATGGCTGA